From Pseudomonas sp. B21-028, one genomic window encodes:
- a CDS encoding DUF2165 family protein, translating into MTARYAKIAMTLALAAFAFLTVFNNVTDYRSNFNFVQHVLSMDTTFPDNAARYRAIAQPWMWHGAYWLIILGEAITAGLLGYGALELWLARGADSRVFAQAKRWVIAGLTVGFFVWFFGFMVIGGEWFLMWQSEVWNGQDAAFRFYMALLGVLIFLNQPDPDPS; encoded by the coding sequence ATGACGGCTCGTTACGCAAAAATCGCAATGACCCTGGCACTCGCCGCATTCGCCTTCCTGACGGTGTTCAACAACGTCACGGACTACCGCTCCAACTTCAACTTCGTCCAGCACGTGCTGAGCATGGACACCACCTTCCCGGACAACGCCGCCCGTTATCGCGCCATCGCCCAGCCATGGATGTGGCATGGGGCCTACTGGCTGATCATCCTCGGTGAAGCGATCACGGCCGGGTTGCTGGGCTATGGTGCGCTGGAGCTATGGTTGGCACGCGGGGCTGACAGCAGGGTTTTCGCGCAGGCCAAACGCTGGGTCATCGCCGGCCTGACGGTAGGGTTCTTTGTCTGGTTCTTCGGTTTCATGGTCATCGGTGGCGAATGGTTCCTGATGTGGCAATCGGAAGTCTGGAATGGCCAGGATGCGGCGTTCAGGTTCTACATGGCGCTGCTGGGTGTGCTGATCTTTCTCAATCAGCCTGATCCAGATCCGAGCTGA
- a CDS encoding 23S rRNA (adenine(2030)-N(6))-methyltransferase RlmJ — MNYRHAFHAGNHADVFKHLTLTRLIALMARKEQPFAYLDTHAGIGLYDLQGDQANRTGEYLEGIARLWGQDDLPPLTADYMKVLREMNPDGQLRYYPGSPELARRLTRPQDRVLLNEKHPEDGVLLKDNMKGDRRVAVHLGEGWHVPRALLPVTEKRGLMLIDPPFEKLDEMQRCAASLKEAIGRMRQTVAAIWYPVKDQRMLRRFYQDLAGTGAPKLLRVELLVHPLATPDSLNGSGLAIANPPWGLEEELRELLPWLSKKLGQTQGGWQMDWLIAER, encoded by the coding sequence ATGAACTATCGCCACGCCTTCCACGCCGGTAATCACGCCGATGTGTTCAAACACCTGACCTTGACCCGCCTTATCGCACTGATGGCGCGCAAGGAGCAGCCCTTTGCCTACCTCGATACCCATGCCGGTATCGGGTTGTATGACTTGCAGGGCGACCAGGCCAATCGTACCGGTGAATACCTGGAAGGCATCGCGCGGTTATGGGGGCAGGACGATCTGCCGCCGCTGACCGCCGATTACATGAAAGTGCTGCGCGAGATGAACCCGGACGGACAGTTGCGTTATTACCCGGGCTCACCGGAGCTTGCGCGCCGTTTGACGCGCCCGCAGGATCGGGTCTTGCTCAATGAAAAGCACCCCGAGGACGGTGTGCTGCTCAAGGACAACATGAAGGGCGATCGCCGTGTGGCGGTGCATCTGGGTGAAGGTTGGCACGTGCCTCGCGCCTTGCTGCCGGTGACGGAAAAACGCGGCTTGATGCTGATCGATCCGCCCTTCGAGAAGCTCGACGAAATGCAACGCTGCGCCGCCTCTCTCAAGGAGGCCATCGGCCGGATGCGCCAGACGGTGGCAGCGATCTGGTACCCGGTGAAGGATCAGCGGATGCTGCGTCGCTTCTACCAGGACCTGGCCGGCACGGGGGCACCAAAGCTGTTGCGAGTGGAATTGCTGGTGCATCCGCTCGCCACCCCCGACAGCCTGAACGGCTCCGGCCTGGCGATTGCCAACCCGCCGTGGGGGCTGGAGGAGGAGTTGCGTGAGTTGCTGCCGTGGCTGTCGAAAAAGCTCGGCCAGACCCAAGGTGGCTGGCAGATGGATTGGTTGATTGCCGAGCGTTGA
- the aceF gene encoding dihydrolipoyllysine-residue acetyltransferase yields the protein MSELIRVPDIGSGEGEVIELFVKVGDRIEADQSILTLESDKASMEVPAPKAGVIKSLKVKLGDRLKEGDELLELEVEGAAAAPEAAAPAAAPAPAEKPAAAPAAEAAPAPAAAPAAATVQDIHVPDIGSSGKAKIIEVLVKAGDTVEADQSLITLESDKASMEIPSPAAGVVESVEIKLEDEVGTGDLILKLKVAGAAAPAAPAPAAAPAKAEAASAPAAAPAAKAEAAPAPVAAPAPSGAKVHAGPAVRQLAREFGVELSAVGPSGPHGRVLKEDVQTYVKAMMQKAKNAPAEGATGGAGIPPIPAVDFSRFGETEEVAMTRLMQIGASSLHRSWLNIPHVTQFDQADITELEAFRVAQKAVAEKAGVKLTVLPLLLKACAHLLKELPDFNSSLAPSGKAVIRKKYVHIGFAVDTPEGLLVPVIRNVDQKSLLQLAGEAAALAEKARNKKLTADDMQGACFTISSLGHIGGTGFTPIVNAPEVAILGVSKATIQPVWDGKAFQPKLMLPLSLSYDHRVINGAAAARFTKRLSDLLGDIRTILL from the coding sequence GTGAGCGAACTCATTCGCGTACCTGACATCGGCAGCGGTGAAGGTGAAGTAATTGAACTGTTTGTGAAGGTCGGCGACCGTATCGAAGCCGACCAGAGCATCCTGACGCTTGAGTCGGACAAGGCCAGCATGGAAGTGCCTGCGCCGAAGGCCGGGGTCATCAAGAGCCTGAAAGTGAAGCTGGGCGATCGCCTGAAAGAAGGCGACGAATTGCTGGAGCTGGAAGTCGAAGGCGCCGCTGCGGCGCCTGAAGCAGCGGCTCCCGCGGCGGCCCCGGCACCGGCTGAAAAGCCTGCTGCCGCCCCGGCTGCCGAGGCCGCTCCGGCTCCGGCCGCTGCGCCTGCCGCCGCCACTGTCCAGGACATCCATGTTCCGGACATCGGTTCGTCGGGCAAGGCCAAGATCATCGAAGTTCTGGTCAAGGCCGGCGACACCGTCGAAGCCGACCAGTCGCTGATCACCCTGGAATCCGACAAGGCCAGCATGGAAATCCCGTCGCCGGCCGCCGGCGTGGTGGAAAGCGTCGAGATCAAGCTGGAAGACGAAGTCGGCACCGGCGACCTGATCCTGAAGCTGAAAGTGGCTGGCGCCGCCGCGCCCGCCGCTCCAGCCCCTGCCGCTGCACCGGCCAAGGCTGAAGCCGCGTCGGCTCCGGCTGCCGCGCCTGCCGCCAAGGCCGAGGCTGCGCCAGCCCCTGTCGCAGCACCTGCGCCAAGCGGTGCCAAGGTGCACGCCGGCCCTGCTGTGCGCCAACTGGCCCGCGAGTTCGGTGTCGAGCTGTCCGCCGTCGGCCCGAGCGGTCCACACGGTCGCGTGCTGAAGGAAGACGTGCAGACCTACGTCAAGGCCATGATGCAGAAGGCCAAGAATGCACCGGCCGAAGGCGCCACCGGCGGCGCGGGCATCCCGCCGATCCCGGCGGTGGACTTCAGCCGCTTCGGCGAAACCGAAGAAGTGGCCATGACTCGCCTGATGCAGATCGGCGCGTCGAGCCTGCACCGCAGCTGGCTGAACATCCCCCACGTGACTCAGTTCGACCAGGCCGATATCACCGAGCTGGAAGCCTTCCGCGTCGCGCAGAAAGCCGTGGCGGAAAAGGCCGGCGTGAAGCTGACCGTGCTGCCGTTGCTGCTCAAGGCCTGCGCACACCTGCTCAAGGAACTGCCGGACTTCAACAGCTCCCTGGCGCCAAGCGGCAAGGCTGTGATCCGCAAGAAATACGTGCACATCGGCTTTGCCGTCGACACCCCGGAAGGCCTGCTGGTACCGGTCATCCGCAACGTCGATCAAAAGAGCCTGCTGCAACTGGCCGGCGAAGCGGCTGCCCTGGCCGAAAAGGCCCGGAACAAGAAGCTCACCGCCGATGACATGCAGGGCGCCTGCTTCACCATCTCCAGCCTCGGCCACATTGGCGGCACCGGCTTCACGCCGATCGTCAACGCGCCGGAAGTGGCGATCCTGGGTGTCTCCAAGGCCACCATCCAGCCTGTCTGGGACGGTAAAGCCTTCCAGCCCAAGCTGATGTTGCCACTGTCGCTGTCCTACGATCACCGTGTGATCAACGGCGCCGCCGCCGCACGCTTCACCAAGCGTCTGAGCGACCTGTTGGGCGACATTCGTACCATCCTGCTGTAA
- a CDS encoding alkaline phosphatase D family protein produces MFKPTVGPIVGHTTTDHARIFLRGDKDPRLAVFAGLRYRRRGDTKWMNEHFIQLHAHRDMTDVIILRGLQAGTAYEYQAGWFTTPHTTAPEPSQKWPEDFHRLRTPTAETGTPHAYIVGSCRYLRITAGVPTAPELGDRTFAGIQRVVDQANPPISGVLMTGDQVYLDDLNIVAPDRTYKDILFKYRTVFSQPHISRLMSTVPTYMILDDHEIEDNWPASKQVDDDILYANAMSAYELYQASHGPAHELSSDGLLSRSLPHYWYQFAHGDIEWFVTDSRTRRNVSMEDRRILDVEQEQSLLEWLVNSTARVKFIVTSVMFYPDRALDDGDAWQAFPQQRLRLLECIRRQGIKNVIFVSGDVHGSMTSRLCHSQDPGFEVHTIVASPFCNSELLPYAAASNFIFKAPMARTENGDYRYELTSTVISQDNFAHLHVASQSLHVTFHDRDGYPLQVVDIPLR; encoded by the coding sequence ATGTTCAAACCTACCGTCGGCCCGATTGTCGGCCACACCACGACCGATCACGCACGGATATTCCTGCGCGGCGACAAGGACCCCAGGCTTGCGGTATTCGCAGGACTTCGTTACAGACGCCGGGGTGATACGAAATGGATGAATGAACACTTCATTCAATTGCATGCCCATCGCGACATGACCGATGTGATCATCTTGAGGGGCCTGCAAGCCGGCACCGCCTATGAATACCAGGCCGGCTGGTTCACCACGCCTCACACAACCGCCCCGGAACCGTCGCAGAAATGGCCCGAGGACTTCCATCGGTTACGCACCCCGACGGCGGAAACCGGCACTCCACACGCTTATATCGTGGGTTCTTGCCGATATCTGCGAATCACCGCCGGCGTCCCTACAGCCCCCGAACTCGGCGATCGCACGTTCGCCGGCATCCAGCGCGTCGTCGACCAAGCCAATCCGCCGATCAGCGGCGTATTGATGACGGGGGACCAGGTTTATCTCGACGACTTGAACATTGTTGCCCCGGACCGGACCTACAAAGACATCCTGTTCAAGTACCGCACTGTCTTTTCCCAACCCCACATCAGCAGGTTGATGTCCACCGTACCGACCTACATGATCCTCGACGACCATGAAATCGAAGACAACTGGCCTGCCAGCAAACAAGTCGATGACGACATTCTCTACGCCAACGCCATGAGCGCTTACGAGCTCTATCAAGCCAGCCATGGCCCGGCCCACGAACTCTCAAGCGACGGCCTATTGAGCAGGTCGCTGCCGCACTACTGGTATCAGTTCGCTCACGGCGATATCGAATGGTTCGTCACCGACAGCCGGACACGACGCAACGTGTCGATGGAAGACCGGCGCATTCTGGATGTCGAGCAGGAGCAGTCGCTGCTCGAATGGCTGGTGAACAGCACTGCCAGGGTCAAATTCATCGTTACCAGCGTCATGTTCTACCCTGATCGCGCACTCGATGATGGCGACGCTTGGCAGGCCTTCCCGCAACAGCGCCTGCGATTACTGGAGTGCATTCGTCGCCAGGGGATAAAAAACGTGATCTTCGTCTCCGGTGACGTCCATGGCTCCATGACCAGCCGACTGTGTCATAGCCAGGATCCCGGTTTCGAGGTGCATACCATCGTCGCCTCGCCGTTTTGCAACAGCGAACTGCTGCCTTACGCCGCCGCTTCGAATTTTATTTTCAAGGCGCCCATGGCCCGGACCGAAAACGGTGACTATCGTTATGAGCTGACCAGCACAGTGATCAGCCAGGACAACTTCGCGCACCTGCATGTCGCGAGCCAGAGCCTTCACGTGACCTTTCACGACCGTGACGGGTATCCTTTGCAGGTGGTCGATATCCCGTTGCGCTGA
- a CDS encoding type VI secretion system tip protein VgrG, with protein MFSPANQSRFTLTLDSGSNELKVLEFTGQEAISQPYRFDLELVSERADLALETLLHRQAYLTFDSQGCGIHGQVYSVAQGDSGKRLTRYQISLVPRLAYLRHRINRRIFQHLSVPSIIAQVLKDHGIHADAFQFSLGGQYPEREYCVQYGESDLAFIERICAEDGIHYHFRHSPDGHLLVFGDDQTVFPRLPESTLYLPGSGMAAGAPSIKRLAVRLQTRTSAVTLSDYNFRNPGLSLHTSLDSQQQPVLEDYRYPGLFSDRDHGRHLTRRALERHGADFRLAEGRSDQCALVSGHFMPIDGHPRAQWNDLWLLTQITHRGRQPQVLEDTVPDGEDEFQGYSNTFLATPWDVFFRPPLLHEKPPAHGYQPALVSGPVDSEIHCDEFGRIKVQMIWDRDGKADEHSSCWLRVATGWAHDRYGSVMIPRVGMEVLVGFMDGDVDKPLVLGCLPNGANPLPLDLPADKTRSILRSQSSPGGGGYNELRIEDRKGAEEIYLRAQRNWTQHVLHDQRVQVDHERSVVVSGTARHELKAEELRITHGRRQVEVRQDDHLVVTGERHIRVTSQAFSASQHFHVSAGQQIVLDGGASATIQAGGHWISIGAGGIFSSVPIEVGGGPMTATSAAPGSPGRPEKLVAAVAAPLSLAQALSLQGQAPFCEECERCKDGVCAPLPRFSRSTDIQERP; from the coding sequence ATGTTCTCGCCTGCCAACCAATCGCGTTTCACCCTGACGCTCGACAGCGGGTCGAATGAACTCAAGGTGCTTGAGTTCACGGGCCAGGAAGCCATCAGTCAACCCTATCGCTTTGACCTGGAACTGGTCAGTGAGCGAGCGGACCTGGCATTGGAAACGCTACTGCATCGCCAGGCCTACCTGACCTTCGATTCGCAGGGGTGTGGCATCCACGGCCAGGTCTACAGCGTGGCCCAGGGCGATTCGGGCAAGCGCCTGACCCGTTACCAGATCAGCCTGGTGCCGCGCCTGGCGTACTTGCGTCACCGTATCAACCGGCGGATTTTCCAGCACTTGAGCGTGCCGTCGATCATTGCGCAAGTCCTGAAGGACCATGGCATTCACGCCGATGCGTTTCAGTTCAGCCTCGGTGGGCAATACCCCGAGCGGGAATACTGTGTGCAGTACGGTGAAAGCGATCTGGCGTTCATCGAGCGCATTTGTGCCGAGGACGGCATTCATTACCACTTCCGCCACAGCCCTGACGGCCACCTGCTGGTCTTCGGTGACGACCAGACGGTATTCCCCCGTTTGCCCGAGTCGACGCTGTATCTGCCGGGCAGTGGCATGGCCGCCGGGGCGCCGTCGATCAAGCGGCTGGCTGTTCGACTCCAGACCCGGACCAGCGCGGTGACCCTGTCCGATTACAACTTCCGCAACCCGGGGCTGTCCTTGCACACCAGCCTCGATAGCCAGCAGCAACCCGTACTGGAAGACTATCGCTACCCCGGTCTGTTTTCCGACCGTGATCATGGTCGGCACCTGACCCGGCGCGCCCTGGAGCGTCATGGCGCTGATTTCCGCCTGGCCGAAGGACGTAGCGACCAATGCGCCCTCGTCAGTGGGCATTTCATGCCAATCGATGGGCACCCGCGGGCGCAGTGGAACGACCTGTGGCTCCTGACGCAGATCACCCACCGCGGTCGCCAGCCGCAAGTGCTGGAGGACACGGTCCCGGATGGCGAGGATGAGTTCCAGGGTTACAGCAATACCTTTCTGGCGACGCCGTGGGACGTTTTCTTTCGTCCGCCGCTGCTTCATGAGAAGCCTCCCGCCCACGGTTATCAGCCTGCGCTGGTGAGCGGGCCTGTCGACAGCGAAATTCATTGCGACGAGTTCGGACGGATCAAGGTACAGATGATCTGGGACCGCGACGGCAAGGCTGACGAACATTCCAGTTGCTGGCTGCGGGTAGCCACCGGCTGGGCCCATGATCGCTATGGCAGTGTGATGATTCCCCGGGTCGGCATGGAGGTCCTGGTGGGTTTCATGGATGGCGATGTGGACAAGCCGCTGGTGCTGGGTTGCTTGCCCAACGGTGCCAATCCGTTGCCGCTGGACCTGCCGGCGGACAAGACCCGCAGCATATTGCGCAGCCAGAGCAGCCCCGGCGGAGGCGGTTACAACGAGCTGCGCATCGAGGATCGCAAGGGAGCCGAGGAAATCTACCTGCGGGCCCAGCGCAACTGGACCCAGCATGTGCTCCATGACCAGCGCGTACAGGTCGATCACGAGCGCAGCGTTGTCGTCTCCGGCACGGCGCGGCATGAGCTCAAGGCCGAAGAGTTGCGTATCACCCATGGGCGGCGCCAGGTCGAAGTCAGGCAGGACGACCACCTGGTGGTGACTGGCGAGCGGCACATTCGCGTGACCAGCCAGGCGTTCAGTGCCAGCCAGCATTTCCATGTCAGTGCTGGCCAGCAGATCGTGTTGGACGGTGGCGCCAGTGCGACCATCCAGGCCGGAGGGCACTGGATCAGCATCGGTGCGGGGGGGATTTTCAGCAGCGTGCCCATCGAGGTCGGCGGCGGACCGATGACGGCCACAAGCGCGGCGCCGGGTTCGCCGGGTCGCCCCGAAAAGCTAGTCGCCGCCGTGGCCGCTCCGCTGTCGCTGGCGCAAGCCCTCAGCCTGCAAGGCCAGGCGCCGTTCTGTGAGGAATGTGAGCGGTGCAAGGACGGCGTCTGTGCACCGTTGCCCAGGTTTTCCAGGTCCACTGATATTCAGGAGCGTCCATGA
- a CDS encoding DUF4123 domain-containing protein, whose translation MSTGQSPHAWLRQRPLQASEQLFAILSNASSAKPLEAWRRSMALVPSPIWAGTPYADWEPVMPYVGAVSVGSEFLQWIATTDSLDWGWLAVSSVGEEGLAEHLRGLTQVLLPGGKSTFFRFWDGRFVQPILQSDEVDAGQLLPVISRCLINGRALEIVGNAQRPPRTFPWWEVPAVLLKALAGGTTECLLDNLLKWLGEEHPYLSERVDERILRRKVAHFLEVYGVVNGVKAQLHGHLMQEFGWTDVRARSAAKP comes from the coding sequence ATGAGCACGGGTCAGTCGCCTCACGCCTGGCTTAGACAGCGTCCGTTGCAAGCATCCGAGCAGCTCTTCGCCATCCTCAGCAATGCCAGCAGCGCCAAGCCACTGGAGGCGTGGAGACGCTCGATGGCGTTGGTGCCCAGTCCGATCTGGGCGGGTACGCCTTACGCTGATTGGGAGCCCGTCATGCCTTATGTAGGCGCTGTCTCTGTAGGCAGTGAGTTTCTTCAATGGATCGCGACGACCGACTCGCTCGATTGGGGTTGGCTGGCGGTGTCTTCGGTCGGCGAGGAAGGTCTCGCTGAACATCTGCGTGGGCTCACCCAGGTGCTGTTGCCTGGCGGCAAGTCGACCTTTTTCCGGTTTTGGGACGGGCGTTTCGTGCAGCCCATCCTGCAGTCCGATGAAGTCGATGCCGGACAGTTGCTGCCGGTCATCAGTCGGTGCCTGATCAACGGTCGGGCTCTGGAGATCGTGGGAAATGCCCAGCGGCCGCCACGAACTTTCCCCTGGTGGGAGGTGCCGGCCGTGCTGTTGAAAGCATTGGCGGGCGGTACGACGGAGTGTCTGCTGGATAACTTGCTCAAGTGGCTGGGCGAGGAACATCCGTACCTGTCCGAGCGGGTCGATGAGCGCATCCTGCGGCGCAAGGTTGCACATTTTCTTGAGGTGTATGGGGTGGTTAATGGGGTAAAAGCGCAGCTGCATGGGCATTTGATGCAAGAGTTCGGCTGGACGGATGTCCGTGCCCGCTCGGCTGCGAAACCCTGA
- a CDS encoding bifunctional diguanylate cyclase/phosphodiesterase, with protein sequence MKSQPDAASRMAAEVVTQLPVPSRLGMLRFERLNEASWALLFLDPNCERYFGVPAVELCSLVSSPYASLMEPEARYQLHDAIQEQLTQAPSYLIRYTLHTAKGPMNLLEMGEAYKQHNRHLLRGYLLAVDNLLQNEPSMPALDLETQNSRLQIALELNQRAQQEQLQHLDRVRAQQDLILLLTRQRYSANNSLLEAAELITRSACDIYQIDCASIWNLEDDKLVPISAYNRASQEYFRPDVIDANEYPDYMEALQTCRAIDAHNATRDPRTREMAESLRARNVNAMLDASVRIDGQVVGVLCLEQVGATRAWQSDEIAFAGELADQFAQVINNHNRRIATSALHLFQRAVEQSANAFLLVNCDGVVEYVNPSFTAITQYTTEEVHGQRLSELPALENLSELLFDAPSALAQSNSWQGEFKSRRKNLEPYWGQLSISKVYGDNRELTHYIGIYEDVTQTKLAQQRIERLAYTDNLTNLGNRPAFIRNLDERFARDSDSPISLLLVDIDNFKRINDSLGHQTGDKLLISLARRLRNSLSPSGSLARFASNEFAVLLDDTDLEAGQQVASQLLMTLDKPMFVDNQLISVTGSVGLACAPLHGRDPQTLMRNAGLALHKAKANGKHQVQVFTEALNAEASYKLFVENNLRRALTQNELDVFYQPKLCLRSGRLLGMEALLRWNHPEKGMIRPDQFISVAEETGLIIPIGKWIARQACRMSKQLTAAGLGNLQVAINLSPKQFSDPDLVASIASILKEEQLPARLLELELTEGLLLEATEDTHLQLDQLKRLGLTLAMDDFGTGYSSLSYLKKFPIDIIKIDRSFIHEIPDNQDDMEITSAVIAMAHNLKLKVVAEGVETAQQLAFLRRHRCDVGQGYLFDRPIPGSELIEKLKRYPRGPID encoded by the coding sequence ATGAAAAGCCAACCCGATGCCGCCAGCCGTATGGCGGCCGAGGTAGTGACGCAGTTACCGGTGCCCTCGCGGCTCGGTATGCTGCGTTTCGAGCGGCTGAATGAAGCGAGCTGGGCACTGCTGTTCCTCGACCCCAATTGCGAACGTTACTTCGGCGTGCCGGCGGTGGAGCTTTGCTCGTTGGTCAGTTCGCCCTATGCCAGCCTGATGGAGCCTGAAGCGCGCTATCAACTGCATGACGCCATTCAAGAGCAACTGACCCAGGCCCCGAGTTACCTGATCCGCTATACGCTTCACACCGCCAAGGGCCCCATGAACCTGCTGGAAATGGGTGAAGCGTACAAACAGCACAATCGCCACCTGCTGCGCGGCTACCTGCTGGCGGTGGACAACCTGCTGCAAAACGAGCCATCGATGCCGGCCCTGGATCTGGAAACCCAGAACTCACGCCTGCAGATCGCCCTGGAGCTGAACCAGCGAGCCCAGCAGGAGCAGCTTCAGCATCTGGACCGCGTGCGCGCCCAGCAGGACCTCATCCTGCTGCTGACCCGCCAGCGCTACAGCGCCAATAATTCCTTGCTGGAAGCCGCCGAACTGATCACCCGCAGCGCCTGCGACATCTACCAGATCGATTGCGCCAGCATCTGGAACCTGGAGGACGACAAGCTGGTGCCGATCTCCGCCTATAACCGCGCTTCCCAGGAATACTTTCGGCCAGACGTGATCGACGCCAATGAGTATCCCGACTACATGGAAGCGCTGCAGACCTGCCGCGCCATCGATGCCCATAACGCGACACGCGATCCACGCACCCGGGAGATGGCTGAAAGCCTGCGCGCCCGCAACGTCAACGCCATGCTCGATGCCAGCGTGCGGATCGACGGCCAGGTGGTGGGCGTGCTCTGCCTGGAGCAGGTAGGCGCCACCCGTGCCTGGCAGTCGGACGAGATCGCCTTTGCCGGTGAGCTGGCGGACCAGTTCGCCCAGGTCATCAACAACCACAACCGACGCATCGCCACCAGTGCCCTGCACCTGTTCCAGCGTGCCGTGGAGCAAAGCGCCAACGCGTTCCTGCTGGTCAACTGCGACGGTGTGGTGGAGTACGTCAACCCGAGCTTCACCGCCATCACCCAATACACCACCGAGGAAGTCCACGGCCAACGCCTCTCCGAACTGCCGGCCCTGGAAAACCTCAGCGAGCTGCTGTTCGACGCGCCCTCGGCCCTGGCCCAAAGCAATAGCTGGCAAGGCGAGTTCAAGAGCCGGCGCAAGAACCTGGAACCCTATTGGGGCCAACTGTCGATCTCCAAGGTCTACGGCGACAACCGCGAGCTGACCCACTACATCGGCATCTACGAAGACGTCACCCAGACCAAACTGGCCCAGCAGCGCATCGAACGCCTGGCCTACACCGACAACCTGACCAACCTGGGCAACCGCCCGGCGTTCATTCGCAACCTCGATGAACGCTTCGCTCGGGACAGCGACTCGCCCATCAGCCTGCTGCTGGTGGACATCGACAACTTCAAGCGCATCAACGACAGCCTCGGCCACCAGACCGGTGACAAACTGCTGATCAGCCTGGCCCGACGCTTGCGCAACAGCCTGAGCCCCAGCGGCAGCCTGGCACGTTTCGCCAGTAACGAATTCGCCGTGCTGCTGGATGACACCGACCTGGAGGCCGGGCAACAGGTCGCCAGCCAGTTGCTGATGACGCTCGACAAGCCGATGTTCGTCGATAACCAACTGATCAGCGTGACCGGCTCCGTGGGCCTGGCCTGTGCCCCGCTGCATGGCCGCGATCCCCAGACCCTGATGCGTAACGCCGGGCTCGCCCTGCACAAGGCCAAGGCCAACGGCAAGCATCAGGTCCAGGTCTTCACCGAAGCACTGAACGCCGAGGCCAGCTACAAGCTGTTCGTGGAAAACAACCTGCGCCGCGCCTTGACCCAGAACGAGCTCGACGTGTTCTACCAGCCCAAGCTGTGCCTGCGCAGCGGTCGCCTGCTGGGCATGGAGGCGCTGCTGCGCTGGAACCATCCGGAAAAGGGCATGATCCGGCCGGACCAGTTCATCAGCGTGGCCGAGGAAACCGGCCTGATCATCCCCATCGGCAAGTGGATCGCCCGCCAGGCCTGCCGCATGAGCAAGCAACTGACCGCCGCCGGCCTGGGCAATCTGCAAGTGGCAATCAACCTGTCGCCCAAGCAGTTCTCCGACCCGGACCTGGTCGCCTCGATCGCCAGCATCCTCAAGGAAGAACAACTGCCCGCGCGGCTGCTGGAGCTGGAGCTGACCGAAGGCCTGCTGCTGGAAGCCACCGAAGACACCCACCTGCAACTCGACCAGCTCAAGCGCCTGGGCCTGACCCTGGCCATGGACGATTTCGGTACCGGCTACTCATCCCTGAGTTACCTGAAGAAATTCCCGATCGACATCATCAAGATCGATCGCAGCTTCATCCATGAGATCCCGGACAACCAGGACGACATGGAAATCACCTCCGCGGTGATCGCCATGGCCCACAACCTGAAACTCAAGGTCGTGGCCGAGGGGGTCGAGACCGCCCAGCAACTGGCGTTCCTGCGCCGCCATCGCTGCGATGTCGGCCAGGGCTACCTGTTCGACCGGCCCATCCCCGGCTCGGAGCTGATCGAGAAGCTCAAGCGCTACCCGCGCGGTCCAATTGACTGA
- the msrA gene encoding peptide-methionine (S)-S-oxide reductase MsrA: MVLRSEILVNKNVLPTQEQALPGRETPIKVPDQHFVNGNPLLGPFPGNVEFAIFGLGCFWGAERRFWQREGVYSTSVGYAGGFTPNPTYEEVCSGLTGHSEVVLVVYEPEKVSYEELLAMFWELHNPTQGMRQGNDIGTQYRSVIYCTKPEQLEAAKKSKAVFQAELTKAGLGEITTEIDEAPTFYYAEAYHQQYLAKNPEGYCGIGGTGVTCPI; this comes from the coding sequence ATGGTCTTGCGCTCGGAAATTCTGGTGAACAAAAACGTGCTCCCTACTCAAGAACAAGCTCTGCCCGGCCGTGAAACCCCGATCAAGGTTCCGGATCAACACTTCGTCAACGGCAACCCGCTGCTCGGCCCATTTCCCGGCAATGTAGAGTTCGCGATTTTCGGGCTTGGCTGTTTCTGGGGCGCGGAACGTCGCTTCTGGCAACGTGAAGGGGTCTACAGCACCTCGGTGGGCTACGCTGGCGGCTTCACCCCCAACCCGACCTACGAAGAGGTCTGCTCGGGCCTGACCGGCCACAGCGAAGTGGTGCTGGTGGTCTACGAACCGGAAAAGGTCAGCTACGAAGAACTGCTGGCCATGTTCTGGGAACTGCACAACCCGACCCAGGGCATGCGCCAGGGCAACGACATCGGCACTCAGTATCGCTCGGTGATCTATTGCACCAAACCTGAACAACTGGAAGCAGCGAAGAAGAGCAAGGCGGTATTCCAGGCTGAACTGACCAAGGCCGGCCTAGGGGAAATCACCACCGAAATCGATGAAGCGCCGACCTTCTACTATGCCGAGGCTTACCACCAGCAGTACCTGGCGAAGAACCCCGAGGGCTATTGCGGGATTGGCGGGACAGGCGTGACCTGCCCGATCTGA